A DNA window from Ranitomeya imitator isolate aRanImi1 chromosome 2, aRanImi1.pri, whole genome shotgun sequence contains the following coding sequences:
- the LOC138666879 gene encoding filaggrin-like, whose protein sequence is MGGAETITGETPESHQNVDVAEKKDRLERAARPLPRAAYEKAAMTGGLEQGEKGAWGEVPSGRTLSPPVFGVTIPHLTIDARGRNNGGSAHTQRRNNEGSAHTQRRNNEGSAHTQRRNNEGSAHTQRRNNEGSAHTQRRNNEGSAHTQRRNNEGSAHTQRRNNEGSAHTQRRNNEGSAHTQRRNNEGSAHTQRRNNEGSAHTQHRNKEGSAHTQRRNNEGSAHTQRRNNEGSAHTQRRNNEGSAHTQRRNNEGSAHTQRRNNEGSAHTQRRNNEGSAHTQRRNNEGSTHTQRRNNEGSAHTQCRNNEGSAHTQRRNKERSAHTQRRNKEGSAHTQRRNKEGSAHTQRRNNEGSAHTQRRNNEGSAHTQRRNNEGSAHTQRRNKEGSAHTQRRNKEESAHTQRRNNEGSAHTQRRNNEGSAHTQRRNKEGSAHTQRRNNEGSTHTQRRNNEGSAHTQRRNNEGSAHTQRRNNEGSAHTQRRNNEGSAHTQRRNNEGSAHTQRRNNEGSAHTQRRNNEGSAHTQRRNNEGSAHTQRRNNEGSAHTQRRNNEGSAHTQRRNKERSAHTQRRNKEGSAHTQRRNKEGSAHTQRRNNEGSAHTQRRNNGSAHTQRRNNEGSAHTQRRNKEGSAHTQRRNKEGSAHTQRRNNEGSAHTQRRYNEGSAHTQRRNNEGSAHTQRRNNEGSTHTQRRNNEGSAHTQRRNNEGSAHTQRRNNEGSAHTQRRNNEGSAHTQCRNNEGSAHTQRRNNEGSAHTQRRNNERSAHTQRRNKEGSAHTQRRNKEGSAHTQRRNNEGSAHTQHRNNEGSAHTQRRNNEGSAHTQRRNNEGSTHTQRRNKEGSAHTQRRNNEGSAHTQRRKKEGSAHTQRRNKEGSAHTQRRNKEGSAHTQRRNNEGSAHTQRRNNEGSAHTQRRNNEGSAHTQRRNNEGSTHTQRRNNEGSAHTQCRNNEGSAHTQRRNKEGSAHTQRRNKEGSAHTQRRNKEGSAHTQRRNNEGSAHTQRLTSSCDDGFVFRCVRTLMLRFVVI, encoded by the exons ATGGGGGGCGCAGAGACAATTACAGGAGAAACGCCGGAAAGTCATCAAAATGTAGATGTCGCAGAGAAgaaagacaggctggagcgagccgcccgccccctcccccgggcggcgtacgagaaagccgccatgacagggggtttggagcagggagaAAAGGGGGCGTGGG GTGAGGTCCCCTCCGGTCGGACACTGTCACCTCCAGTATTTGGTGTCACTATTCCCCATCTCACCATTGATGCCCGGGGCAGGAATAATGGGGGGTCTGCACATACGCAGCGCAGGAATAACGAGGGGTCTGCACATACGCAGCGCAGGAATAACGAGGGGTCTGCACATACGCAGCGCAGGAATAACGAGGGGTCTGCACATACGCAGCGCAGGAATAACGAGGGGTCTGCACATACGCAGCGCAGGAATAACGAGGGGTCTGCACATACGCAGCGCAGGAATAACGAGGGGTCTGCACATACGCAGCGCAGGAATAACGAGGGGTCTGCACATACGCAGCGCAGGAATAACGAGGGGTCTGCACATACGCAGCGCAGGAATAATGAGGGGTCTGCACATACGCAGCGCAGGAATAACGAGGGGTCTGCACATACGCAGCACAGGAATAAGGAGGGGTCTGCACATACGCAGCGCAGGAATAACGAGGGGTCTGCACATACGCAGCGCAGGAATAACGAGGGGTCTGCACATACGCAGCGCAGGAATAACGAGGGGTCTGCACATACGCAGCGCAGGAATAACGAGGGGTCTGCACATACGCAGCGCAGGAATAACGAGGGGTCTGCACATACGCAGCGCAGGAATAACGAGGGGTCTGCACATACGCAGCGCAGGAATAACGAGGGGTCTACACATACGCAGCGCAGGAATAACGAGGGGTCTGCACATACGCAGTGCAGGAATAACGAGGGGTCTGCACATACGCAGCGCAGGAATAAGGAGAGGTCTGCACATACGCAGCGCAGGAATAAGGAGGGGTCTGCACATACGCAGCGCAGGAATAAGGAGGGGTCTGCACATACGCAGCGCAGGAATAACGAGGGGTCTGCACATACGCAGCGCAGGAATAACGAGGGGTCTGCACATACGCAGCGCAGGAATAACGAGGGGTCTGCACATACGCAGCGCAGGAATAAGGAGGGGTCTGCACATACGCAGCGCAGGAATAAGGAGGAGTCTGCACATACGCAGCGCAGGAATAATGAGGGGTCTGCACATACGCAGCGCAGGAATAACGAGGGGTCTGCACATACGCAGCGCAGGAATAAGGAGGGGTCTGCACATACGCAGCGCAGGAATAACGAGGGGTCTACACATACGCAGCGCAGGAATAACGAGGGGTCTGCACATACGCAGCGCAGGAATAATGAGGGGTCTGCACATACGCAGCGCAGGAATAATGAGGGGTCTGCACATACGCAGCGCAGGAATAACGAGGGGTCTGCACATACGCAGCGCAGGAATAATGAGGGGTCTGCACATACGCAGCGCAGGAATAACGAGGGGTCTGCACATACGCAGCGCAGGAATAATGAGGGGTCTGCACATACGCAGCGCAGGAATAATGAGGGGTCTGCACATACGCAGCGCAGGAATAACGAGGGGTCTGCACATACGCAGCGCAGGAATAACGAGGGGTCTGCACATACGCAGCGCAGGAATAAGGAGAGGTCTGCACATACGCAGCGCAGGAATAAGGAGGGGTCTGCACATACGCAGCGCAGGAATAAGGAGGGGTCTGCACATACGCAGCGCAGGAATAACGAGGGGTCTGCACATACGCAGCGCAGGAATAACGGGTCTGCACATACGCAGCGCAGGAATAACGAGGGGTCTGCACATACGCAGCGCAGGAATAAGGAGGGGTCTGCACATACGCAGCGCAGGAATAAGGAGGGGTCTGCACATACGCAGCGCAGGAATAACGAGGGGTCTGCACATACGCAGCGCAGGTATAACGAGGGATCTGCACATACGCAGCGCAGGAATAACGAGGGGTCTGCACATACGCAGCGCAGGAATAACGAGGGGTCTACACATACGCAGCGCAGGAATAACGAGGGGTCTGCACATACGCAGCGCAGGAATAATGAGGGGTCTGCACATACGCAGCGCAGGAATAATGAGGGGTCTGCACATACGCAGCGCAGGAATAACGAGGGGTCTGCACATACGCAGTGCAGGAATAACGAGGGGTCTGCACATACGCAGCGCAGGAATAACGAGGGGTCTGCACATACGCAGCGCAGGAATAACGAGCGGTCTGCACATACGCAGCGCAGAAATAAGGAGGGGTCTGCACATACGCAGCGCAGGAATAAGGAGGGGTCTGCACATACGCAGCGCAGGAATAACGAGGGGTCTGCACATACGCAGCACAGGAATAACGAGGGGTCTGCACATACGCAGCGCAGGAATAACGAGGGGTCTGCACATACGCAGCGCAGGAATAACGAGGGGTCTACACATACGCAGCGCAGGAATAAGGAGGGGTCTGCACATACGCAGCGCAGGAATAACGAGGGGTCTGCACATACGCAGCGCAGGAAAAAGGAGGGGTCTGCACATACGCAGCGCAGGAATAAGGAGGGGTCTGCACATACGCAGCGCAGGAATAAGGAGGGGTCTGCACATACGCAGCGCAGGAATAATGAGGGGTCTGCACATACGCAGCGCAGGAATAACGAGGGGTCTGCACATACGCAGCGCAGGAATAACGAGGGGTCTGCACATACGCAGCGCAGGAATAACGAGGGGTCTACACATACGCAGCGCAGGAATAATGAGGGGTCTGCACATACGCAGTGCAGGAATAACGAGGGGTCTGCACATACGCAGCGCAGGAATAAGGAGGGGTCTGCACATACGCAGCGCAGGAATAAGGAGGGGTCTGCACATACGCAGCGCAGGAATAAGGAGGGGTCTGCACATACGCAGCGCAGGAATAACGAGGGGTCTGCACATACGCAGCGCCTGACGAGTAGTTGTGATGACGGGTTCGTTTTCCGTTGTGTTCGCACATTGATGCTGCGCTTTGTGGTAATTTAA